In Eriocheir sinensis breed Jianghai 21 chromosome 29, ASM2467909v1, whole genome shotgun sequence, a single genomic region encodes these proteins:
- the LOC127004929 gene encoding hornerin-like isoform X25 — protein sequence MLAILTSLFPLLAIASGCGEVGPRAEVVCYSAAPAPPPSLDPCQCTVVVVEGAGLAHDLQLTSDADFTSYTALKTANPRLKIVVSLGGSNVKGETFALLTSSVEAVANFTQGAATFLEAHWLDGIEVDWRWPTNGKDKEDLTTLVKVLRLVLDQKVHNVSRRAVTEAVTEAVTEQQEEEEETTTFTPLQEDDESFGVDYSVLESGSEYEATVQPPVDEEDYLTTITTTTTTTETPTTTTATTIPNSTSSTTTTTPSTSTSSSGWTFERKRGGGRGGRIRGVVRRRPLNQVTPGDEKKDAEDAEDKGRLLMVTLAPNPEYIVKGYDLKELSKVVDYFTLPTHNLTLGEQHVTFHPARLMGVADLQNADSLVDLAAGLGVPLDHLILTVPATAMSFTLQDATLTTPRSPAADTPTYMSYSEACKVMSGGNWTVERDNDLTAPYAFDNLTWVAFDDPSSVKVKSKYALLRGLAGVALRDVDQADHEDTCGYGPYPLLSMIYTTFTELARSPRRTVLNSLVEDLTHSPSVPSDLRTSPFRIVRVVDRSGDITAIREYSSNTRYQCSRQGYYRDPDDCSNFYRCAKFNQYVDDFTVFEYACPRGLVFDDRWEVCAWPSAAPPCDGSSEIFPVPKQKFICPGEGYFTDPENCRWFFACLDHYGNGTYTQYEFRCPFGLAYDEDNYMCNWPWLVNGCGQNGVGYLDLAPGAAPVSVADVTGRRVYGKSIPTQQVPSQSLHGGSGDKAGCKECSGSVELSIGGKGVLSHEKGLIISPTLSNERLSYKVYKESIEFSGEKSQGGFGGSVSGGERSGERSQGGFGGRVSSGDHSGERSQGGSGSGVNAGGVAAVAFGSSLPQGPSFAGAKHTQDTAQHQGGSSGAASDRNAIKTPGTSPGYSYSAPSTAPLPSPVTEGYDNSQPRPSSTRTSSRGRPITSQGQPTGSRSGSGLGTSYSQPAAPSSSTRPSHGSQTSLRPSGGRPSTSRRPVTAAPGSGYSYAKPSVSAKPTPSRGRPTSRRPSSRRPTSSRPSSRRPSTSYPSPAPPTSGYSFPTPSTPFKPFPGEDVSSSSSSEEEPTRTTSSGYSYPTPSTSLTPGGGVTVSGQTPITSRPRVYPTPTPSTGYSHPEPPQSFGTLPPVPSPSGSVETGYRPTISSEESSEEGYSYSTPSRPLTTPRPRPTQPVATRRPRPSRPAATLPPPTTPGYSYEAPSLSFEPVRPFGSSESRETFQGVSDEVGIGATGGYSYQTPANPFLETKQPGFTPARPTPTPGYQTPRPSPTTRPQTPTYETPTRRPTPRPAPIPDSSSSEEGYSYRQPSVIFTVPGSSQSAEHSSSSSSEGGFAGYSYLPPSSDKSFNPFGSLGSGSHESSEGYSATGGSGHFGGSVQPSGGGSIHFGSGGSSHFSFGGSGDSGVSSGYRGSSGSGGQGGSGGSSHFSVGGSGGQSGSSESDEHRGSGSGGSSGFGGSGGQGGSGGSNGYSYSGGSSSFGGSGDGGSSESAEHRGSGGSSGSSHFGVGGSGGYSGSRGSSHFGSGGSGGGSSHFSIGGSGQSGSSGSADSGGSGGSGHVSSGGSRFFGTVGAGSSGSSESDEHGSRGGSSHFGTGGSGGRGGSSGGSSHFTFGGSGDSGSSESTEHRGTGGSSGYSGSNGGGGSRSRGGSGGSSGSSGSGGSGHFSFGGSGSRGGSGGSGGHSGSSESDEHRGSDGSESSGGSSHFSIGGSGGSGGSGGSGDQGGSGGSSGYIYSGGSSQLSFGGSSDSGSSESTEHRGSGGSGHFGGGGSGGSGGLSGSSHFSIGGSGGSGGRGGSGSRGGSRGSSGYSGSGSSGGSGHFSFGGSGHSGSSESDEHRASGGSSHFGGGGSGGSGGRGGSRVNGGRGGSGGSGSGGRGGSSDSGRYSGSSGSGGSGGSAGSSHFSIGGSGGSGGGGGSGGSGGSGGSSHFGGGGSGGSGGSGGSSHFSIGGSSGTGEIGGSGGRGGSGGSRSRGGSGGSGGYSYSGGSSQFSFGGSSDSGSSESTEHRASGGSGHFGGSGSGGSGGSSHFGGAGSSHLSIGGSGGTGGIGGSGGRGGGGGSGSRGSSAASSGYSGGSGSSHISFGGSGDSGSSESDEHRGSGGSGHFGGGGSGGSGGLSGSGGSGSAGSGGYSGSSGSGGSSHFSIGGSGGSGGRGGSGGSRSGGRGVSSGSGGYSGGSGSGGSGGSGGSRGSGGSSHFGGGGSGSSGGLSHFGGGGLGGSGGSGGSSHFSIGGSSGTGGIGGSGGRGGSGGSGGRGGSGGSGAYSYSGGSSDSGSSESTEHRGSGGSGHFGGSGSGGSGGSSHFSIGGSGSSGGGGGAGGLGSGGSVGYSGGSFSIGGSGGSGGSGGRGGSGAGSGGSSGFGGSSGTGGSGHFSIGGSGVSGGSGSRGGSGSGGSSGFGGSSGTGGSGHFGIGGSGGSGGSGGRGGSGDHGRSGGAGGVGNGGSSGYGGSSGSIGRSGGHGGIGGSGGRGGVGGSGGAGSGGSSGFGGSSGSGGSDHFSIGGSGGSGGSGGHGGIGGSGGRGGVGGSGGAGSGGSSGFGGSSGSGGSDHFSIGGSGGIGGSGGRGGVGGSGGRGGSGVSGSSGSGAYSGASGSGGSGHFSIGGSGFGGSGGHSGSSGGGGSGHSGAGGSGGSGGRGGSGGSGGYSGGSGHFGSLGSETRVGTGGSGSSSGGGSRFFGSSGSGDSGSSESAGHGGRGGSGGSGSGVGVGGGYGRGQKVSGSSSRRPLTGGPSLVAKLTGKRHKLERFGPGGRRDFDDTLGPEVCERAGLFRHPDTCDKFYECYWDRWVERFTLHVFDCPIAIVYDSGITACNWPFNGPPCED from the exons gTGCTAAGGCTGGTGCTGGATCAGAAGGTACACAACGTTAGCCGACGAGCCGTGACGGAGGCGGTGACGGAGGCGGTGACggagcagcaggaagaggaggaagagaccacCACGTTCACGCCGCTACAGGAGGACGatgagag CTTCGGCGTCGACTACAGCGTCCTCGAGTCCGGATCCGAGTACGAGGCGACGGTGCAGCCCCCTGTGGACgaggag GATTACTTAacaaccattaccacaaccaccaccaccaccgaaacaccaaccaccaccactgcaaccaccatccccaactccacctcctccaccacaaccacaactccATCCACCTCCACAAGCTCCTCCGGCTGGACATTCGagcggaagagaggaggaggaagaggaggaaggataagaggcgTTGTGAGGAGGAGGCCGTTGAATCAAGTTACCCcgggagatgagaagaaggatgCTGAGGATGCTGAGGATAAGGGGAGGCTGCTGATGGTGACCTTGGCGCCTAATCCTGAGTATATCGTGAAGGGTTATGACCTCAAGGAGTTGTCGAA aGTGGTGGACTACTTCACACTCCCCACGCACAACCTGACCCTGGGGGAGCAACATGTGACCTTCCACCCCGCGAGACTGATGGGCGTGGCGGACCTACAGAACGCC GACTCCCTGGTGGACCTCGCGGCAGGACTCGGAGTGCCCCTCGACCACCTGATCCTGACCGTCCCCGCCACGGCCATGTCCTTCACCCTGCAGGacgccaccctcaccaccccccGCTCTCCCGCCGCGGACACGCCCACCTACATGTCCTACTCCGAG gcGTGCAAGGTCATGTCCGGAGGGAACTGGACGGTGGAGAGGGACAATGACCTGACCGCGCCCTACGCCTTCGACAACCTGACCTGGGTGGCCTTCGATGACCCCAGCAGCGTCAAGGTCAAg agCAAGTACGCGCTGCTGCGAGGCCTGGCTGGCGTGGCGCTGAGGGACGTGGATCAGGCAGACCACGAGGACACGTGTGGATATGGTCCATACCCGCTCCTCTCCATGATCTACACCACATTCACTGAG CTCGCTCGGTCACCCCGCCGCACGGTGCTCAATAGTCTGGTGGAGGACCTCACCCACTCCCCCTCCGTGCCCTCAGACCTGCGCACGTCCCCCTTCAGGATCGTCCGTGTTGTGGATAGGTCAGGTGACATCACGGCCATCAG GGAGTACTCGTCAAACACTCGCTACCAGTGCTCGCGCCAGGGATACTACCGCGATCCCGACGACTGCTCCAACTTCTACAGGTGTGCCAAATTCAACCAGTATGTGGACGACTTCACGGTGTTCGAGTACGCATGTCCTCGTGGCCTTGTGTTCGACGACCGCTGGGAAGTGTGTGCCTGGCCCTCGGCGGCACCCCCATGCGACGGCTCTTCCGAGATTTTCCCGGTCCCGAAGCAGAAGTTCATCTGTCCGGGCGAGGGTTACTTTACCGACCCTGAAAATTGCCGGTGGTTCTTTGCATGCCTTGACCACTACGGCAACGGCACCTACACGCAGTATGAGTTCCGCTGCCCCTTCGGCCTGGCTTACGACGAGGACAACTATATGTGTAACTGGCCGTGGTTGGTGAATGGATGTGGCCAGAACGGCGTTGGCTACCTGGACCTTGCCCCTGGAGCGGCGCCCGTCAGTGTTGCCGACGTGACTGGACGTCGTGTGTATGGTAAAAGCATACCAACGCAACAGGTGCCATCGCAGAGCCTCCACGGCGGCAGCGGAGACAAGGCAGGCTGCAAGGAGTGTAGCGGATCGGTGGAACTGTCCATTGGAGGCAAGGGTGTGCTCAGCCACGAGAAGGGCCTCATCATCTCCCCGACCCTAAGTAACGAACGCCTTTCTTACAAAGTTTACAAGGAAAGTATCGAGTTCTCAGGCGAAAAATCTCAGGGTGGTTTTGGCGGCAGTGTGAGCGGCGGAGAACGATCAGGTGAGCGTTCTCAAGGCGGCTTTGGAGGAAGGGTGAGTAGCGGAGACCACTCAGGCGAGAGGTCTCAGGGCGGCTCTGGCAGTGGGGTGAACGCTGGTGGAGTTGCAGCGGTGGCCTTTGGGTCGTCCCTCCCGCAAGGCCCTTCGTTCGCTGGAGCCAAGCACACTCAGGACACTGCACAGCACCAAGGAGGGTCCTCAGGAGCCGCGTCTGACCGCAATGCCATCAAGACGCCTGGAACATCTCCTGGGTACTCTTACAGCGCCCCGTCAACCGCCCCGCTGCCATCCCCAGTCACCGAGGGCTATGACAACTCGCAGCCTCGCCCGTCCTCCACACGCACTTCGTCCCGCGGGCGGCCAATCACGTCTCAGGGGCAACCTACAGGTTCCCGCTCGGGCTCCGGATTAGGAACTTCTTACTCACAACCTGCAGCACCTTCTTCTTCTACCCGACCCTCCCACGGCTCACAGACATCACTGCGCCCCTCCGGTGGTAGACCTTCCACTTCCAGAAGGCCAGTCACTGCAGCGCCAGGAAGCGGATACTCCTACGCCAAACCCTCTGTTTCCGCCAAACCCACTCCCTCTCGTGGCCGACCAACCAGCCGCCGCCCATCCAGTCGTAGACCCACAAGCAGCAGACCCTCCAGTCGCCGACCTTCCACCTCCTACCCATCCCCCGCACCACCCACCTCTGGATACTCTTTCCCCACTCCATCAACACCCTTCAAGCCATTCCCTGGTGAAGACGTGTCATCGTCGTCTTCGTCGGAGGAGGAGCCCACAAGAACAACGTCCTCCGGTTACTCCTACCCCACGCCAAGCACCTCTCTTACTCCCGGCGGCGGAGTCACCGTCTCCGGTCAAACGCCCATCACTTCCCGGCCGCGGGTCTACCCCACGCCCACACCCTCGACGGGATACTCCCACCCCGAGCCACCCCAGTCCTTCGGCACCCTCCCGCCCGTTCCTTCGCCTTCTGGGTCCGTTGAAACTGGGTACCGTCCCACCATCAGCAGTGAAGAGTCCAGTGAGGAGGGCTACAGCTACTCCACACCCAGCCGACCACTCACCACCCCTCGCCCCCGACCCACACAACCAGTGGCCACGCGCCGTCCACGACCAAGCCGACCAGCCGCCACCCTGCCACCTCCAACTACCCCCGGGTACTCCTACGAAGCTCCCTCGCTGTCGTTCGAGCCTGTGAGACCTTTTGGGTCATCGGAGAGCAGAGAGACCTTCCAGGGAGTGTCCGATGAAGTAGGCATCGGGGCCACAGGCGGCTACTCTTACCAGACCCCGGCAAACCCCTTCCTCGAAACCAAGCAGCCCGGCTTTACCCCAGCCAGACCCACCCCGACACCTGGCTACCAAACACCCAGACCTTCACCGACAACACGGCCCCAGACACCCACCTATGAGACTCCGACGAGGAGGCCAACGCCCCGACCAGCCCCGATCCCCGACTCCTCGAGCTCTGAGGAGGGCTACTCCTACCGTCAACCGAGCGTGATCTTTACGGTGCCGGGCAGCTCTCAGTCTGCCgagcactcctcttcctcctcctctgagggTGGGTTCGCTGGCTACTCCTACTTGCCGCCGTCATCAGATAAGTCGTTCAATCCCTTCGGCTCGCTGGGCAGTGGATCTCACGAGAGTAGCGAAGGATACAGCGCGACGGGTGGATCAGGGCACTTTGGTGGATCTGTTCAGCCCAGCGGAGGAGGATCGATCCACTTCGGCAGTGGTGGCTCAAGCCATTTCAGCTTTGGTGGATCAGGAGACAGCGGAGTATCAAGTGGATATCGTGGAAGTAGTGGATCAGGAGGTCAAGGAGGAAGCGGTGGATCAAGCCACTTCAGTGTTGGTGGATCAGGAGGCCAGAGCGGCAGCAGTGAGTCAGACGAACACCGCGGCAGTGGCAGCGGTGGATCAAGTGGATTTGGTGGGTCAGGTGGtcaaggtggaagtggaggatcaAATGGATACAGCTACAGCGGTGGATCAAGCAGTTTTGGTGGATCAGGAGACGGCGGAAGCAGTGAATCAGCAGAACACCGCGGCAGTGGTGGATCAAGCGGATCGAGTCATTTCGGTGTCGGTGGATCAGGTGGATACAGTGGAAGCCGTGGATCAAGCCACTTTGGTAGCGGAGGCAGTGGTGGAGGATCAAGCCACTTCAGTATTGGTGGATCAGGTCAGAGCGGCAGCAGTGGATCAGCAGACAGCGGTGGAAGTGGTGGATCAGGCCACGTTAGCAGCGGTGGATCAAGATTCTTCGGCACAGTTGGAGCAGGCAGTAGTGGCAGCAGTGAATCAGACGAACATGGCAGCCGCGGTGGATCAAGCCACTTCGGTACTGGGGGATCAGGTGGCCGAGGTGGAAGCAGCGGTGGATCGAGTCACTTCACTTTTGGCGGATCAGGCGACAGCGGCAGCAGCGAATCGACAGAACACCGCGGCACTGGTGGATCAAGTGGATACAGTGGAAGCAATGGTGGCGGTGGATCACGGAGCCGAGGTGGAAGTGGTGGATCAAGCGGAAGCAGCGGAAGCGGAGGATCAGGCCACTTCAGTTTTGGTGGATCAGGGAGCCGAGGTGGAAGTGGTGGATCAGGAGGCCACAGCGGCAGCAGCGAGTCTGATGAACACCGCGGCAGTGACGGATCAGAAAGCAGCGGTGGATCAAGCCACTTTAGCATTGGTGGATCTGGAGGAAGCGGCGGAAGCGGTGGATCAGGAGATCAAGGTGGAAGCGGCGGCTCAAGTGGATACATTTACAGCGGTGGATCAAGCCAGTTAAGCTTCGGTGGATCAAGTGACAGCGGCAGCAGTGAATCCACGGAACACCGCGGCAGTGGTGGATCAGGCCACTTCGGAGGCGGTGGATCAGGAGGCAGCGGTGGATTAAGTGGATCAAGCCACTTCAGCATCGGTGGATCAGGAGgtagcggaggaagaggaggatcgggAAGCAGAGGTGGAAGTAGGGGATCAAGCGGCTACAGTGGAAGCGGTAGCAGCGGTGGATCAGGCCACTTCAGTTTTGGTGGATCAGGCCACAGCGGCAGCAGCGAGTCAGACGAACACCGCGCCAGTGGTGGATCAAGCCACTTCGGAGGCGGTGGATCAGGAGGCagcggaggaagag GTGGATCAAGAGTCaacggaggaagaggtggatcaGGAGGATCAGGAAGTGGTGGACGCGGAGGAAGTAGCGACAGTGGAAGATACAGTGGAA GCAGTGGAAGTGGTGGATCAGGAGGCAGCGCTGGATCAAGCCACTTCAGCATTGGTGGATCAggaggcagcggaggaggaggtggatcagGAGGATCAGGAGGCAGCGGTGGATCAAGCCACTTCGGAGGCGGTGGATCAGGAGGCAGCGGTGGATCAGGCGGATCAAGCCACTTCAGCATTGGTGGATCATCAGGAACAGGTGAAATTGGTGGTTCCGGAGGCCGAGGAGGCAGTGGTGGATCACGCAGTCGAGGTGGAAGCGGTGGATCAGGCGGATACAGTTACAGCGGTGGATCAAGCCAGTTCAGTTTCGGCGGATCAAGCGACAGCGGCAGCAGTGAATCAACGGAACACCGCGCCAGTGGTGGATCAGGCCACTTTGGAGGCAGTGGATCAGGAGGCAGCGGTGGATCAAGCCACTTTGGAGGCGCTGGATCAAGTCACTTAAGCATCGGTGGATCAGGAGGAACTGGAGGAATTGGTGGTTccggaggccgaggaggaggtggtggatcaGGCAGTCGAGGAAGCAGTGCTGCATCAAGTGGATACAGTGGAGGCAGCGGATCAAGCCACATCAGCTTTGGTGGATCAGGTGACAGCGGCAGCAGCGAATCGGATGAACACCGCGGCAGTGGTGGATCAGGCCACTTTGGAGGCGGTGGATCAGGAGGCAGCGGAGGCCTAAGTGGATCAGGAGGATCAGGAAGTGCTGGTTCAGGAGGGTACAGCGgaagtagtggcagtggtggatcAAGCCATTTCAGCATCGGTGGATCAGGAGGCagcggaggaagaggtggatcaGGAGGATCCAGAAGTGGTGGACGCGGAGTAAGTAGTGGAAGTGGAGGATACAGTGGAGGCAGTGGCAGTGGTGGATCAGGAGGCAGCGGTGGATCAA GAGGCAGCGGTGGATCAAGCCACTTCGGAGGCGGTGGATCAGGAAGCAGCGGCGGATTAAGCCACTTCGGAGGCGGTGGATTAGGAGGCAGCGGTGGATCAGGCGGATCAAGCCACTTCAGCATTGGCGGATCATCAGGAACAGGTGGAATTGGTGGTTCCGGAGGCCGAGGAGGCAGTGGTGGATCAGGTGGTCGAGGTGGAAGCGGCGGATCAGGCGCATACAGTTACAGCGGTGGATCAAGCGACAGCGGCAGCAGTGAATCAACGGAACACCGCGGCAGTGGTGGATCAGGCCACTTTGGAGGCAGTGGatcaggaggaagtggaggatcgAGTCACTTCAGCATCGGTGGCTCAGgaagcagcggaggaggaggtggagcaggaggattAGGAAGTGGTGGATCAGTAGGATACAGTGGAGGAAGCTTCAGCATTGGTGGatcaggaggaagtggaggatcaGGAGGCCGAGGTGGATCAGGAGCAGGAAGTGGTGGATCAAGCGGATTCGGTGGAAGTAGCGGAACCGGAGGATCAGGTCACTTCAGCATTGGAGGATCAGGAGTAAGTGGAGGATCAGGAAGCCGAG GAGGATCAGGAAGTGGTGGATCAAGCGGATTCGGTGGAAGTAGCGGAACCGGAGGATCAG GTCACTTCGGCATTGGTGGatcaggaggaagtggaggatcaGGAGGCAGAGGTGGATCAGGAGACCATGGTAgaagtggaggagcaggaggagtaggaaacGGTGGATCAAGTGGATACGGTGGAAGCAGTGGAAGCATTGGTAGATCAGGAGGCCATGGTGGAATCGGTggatcaggaggaagaggtggagtcgGTGGATcaggaggagcaggaagtggTGGATCAAGCGGATTCGGTGGAAGTAGCGGAAGCGGAGGATCAGATCACTTCAGCATTGGTGGatcaggaggaagtggtggatcaGGAGGCCATGGTGGAATCGGTggatcaggaggaagaggtggagtcgGTGGATcaggaggagcaggaagtggTGGATCAAGCGGATTCGGTGGAAGTAGCGGAAGCGGAGGATCAGATCACTTCAGCATTGGTGGATCAGGAGGAATCGGTggatcaggaggaagaggtggagtcgGTGGATCAGGAGGCCGAGGTGGCTCAGGAGTATCAGGAAGTAGTGGATCAGGAGCATACAGTGGAGCCAGTGGGAGCGGTGGATCAGGCCACTTCAGTATCGGTGGATCAGGCTTTGGTGGATCAGGAGGCCATAGCGGGAGCAGCGGTGGAGGTGGATCAGGTCACTCTGGCGCCGGTGGAAGCGGTGGATCAGGAGGACGTGGAGGGAGTGGCGGATCAGGCGGCTACAGCGGAGGATCGGGTCACTTCGGGAGTCTTGGATCAGAAACTCGAGTGGGGACTGGTGGATCAGGGAGCAGCAGCGGCGGTGGATCAAGGTTCTTCGGCTCAAGTGGATCAGGAGACAGTGGAAGCAGTGAATCAGCGGGGCATGGTGGTCGCGGCGGCTCGGGTGGCAGCGGGAGTGGCGTGGGCGTTGGCGGGGGCTACGGGCGTGGTCAGAAGGTGTCGGGGTCAAGCTCCCGGCGACCCCTGACAGGCGGACCTTCACTGGTGGCCAAACTGACGGGGAAGCGACACAAGCTGGAGCGGTTCGGGCCTGGCGGGCGGCGGGACTTCGATGACACGCTCGGCCCGGAGGTGTGTGAGCGCGCGGGTCTCTTCCGGCACCCCGACACATGCGACAAGTTCTATGAGTGTTACTGGGACCGCTGGGTGGAACGCTTTACCCTCCATGTCTTCGATTGTCCCATTGCTATTGTGTATGATTCAGGCATCACCGCATGTAACTGGCCCTTCAATGGTCCACCCTGTGAGGACTAA